The Amblyraja radiata isolate CabotCenter1 chromosome 1, sAmbRad1.1.pri, whole genome shotgun sequence genome contains a region encoding:
- the LOC116985957 gene encoding uncharacterized protein LOC116985957, with protein sequence MGLDAETERIWKKFQVEVPRWMKQSTEYIVELRSIADAIVDHHTDVIIAKNEGTKTQTVGGIIGITGLVAAPFTFGISLLLSGAGMAVGMAGRTSNNKSNSANDAYQKKKQEKVNEIVEQYLKMTEHLTGILTQLNQSLIEIERKRKPAADFVSITQGLVNRTQDALRTIRTVAVIQAELRLAWDIFPIMKDVEVLGRKITEISTMIGQIATIMEEERGNFEKTLSDIEGCDEL encoded by the exons ATGGGATTGGATGCAGAAACAG AAAGAATATGGAAAAAATTTCAAGTGGAGGTTCCTCGGTGGATGAAGCAATCAACAGAATACATTGTGGAACTGCGCTCAATTGCTGATGCAATTGTCGATCATCATACAGATGTCATCATCGCAAAAAATGAAGGCACTAAAACACAAACCGTGGGGGGAATCATAGGTATCACAGGACTAGTTGCTGCTCCTTTCACATTCGGAATCTCGCTATTGCTCTCTGGGGCGGGGATGGCGGTGGGCATGGCCGGTAGGACCTCTAATAACAAGTCCAATTCTGCTAATGATGcataccaaaaaaaaaaacaggaaaaagTGAATGAAATTGTGGAACAATACCTAAAAATGACCGAACACCTGACAGGTATATTAACTCAGCTCAACCAATCCTTGATTGAAATTGAAAGGAAGAGGAAACCAGCTGCAGACTTTGTTAGTATCACCCAGGGTCTGGTGAACAGGACTCAGGATGCATTGAGAACAATCAGAACTGTGGCAGTAATTCAGGCAGAGCTCAGGTTAGCATGGGATATCTTTCCCATAATGAAAGACGTGGAAGTACTTGGAAGaaagataactgaaatatcaacAATGATCGGACAGATAGCTACAATCATGGAGGAGGAAAGGGGCAATTTTGAGAAAACACTTTCAGATATCGAGGGGTGCGATGAGTTGTAG